CTGAGAAAAGGCAAGGTTGAACCCAAAAGGACATCAGTGCAACACAGGAGGGGCATGTGAACGATGCTGTTCACCTGTTTTAAAAGCTTGTTTTGTGGCCTACAAGGAggcaaaaagcaaattttagtAGCAATACTAAATTGCTATTACTTCAGCAATACTTCTGGAGCAAAGGAAAGAAGAGTGAAAACCAAGGACTGTATCATGACAAGCACCTGTTGAAGACCAAGAGATGAAGGTAAGAGGAATGTCAGAGGAGGGACCTGAGGAACTTCATCCATCAGGTAACAAGGCAATGAAGCAATAGAGAGCAAATTAtcccaaaggaagaaaaaccagCAAATACTGCAAGAGATGACTACAGCAGTACCAAGAATGCTTTAGTGGTCTGAGAATCAAAGAATGAGATAGCAAAgccaaaatgcaaaattaagaatacagaaaatagCACTGCAAATATAAAATCAAACAAGGCAAATTGTAATAATAGAAAAGTTTCTGAATATAGTGGAATTAAGTGGAAAGCAAACTTCACTCCTaaggggaaaaggagatttacaaaacaaacaggCTGAAATGTGGGCCTTTCTTAATTTAAGCTTTGCCAAAAAATTTTATGTAAAGCAGCTGCTCACATCATTAGAGAGAGGGGATAAGCACACAAATTacaaaagagaagcagaatatttttctaaatttggCTTTGTCAAGTCAGTAGAGACAAATAAAATTTCCCTAGGTGAGTGAGTTATGTACCCAGAGATTGCAGAAGCAATCTCTGAACTATTAAATAAGCAACTCTGAGAGCTCTTGGTAGAGTGGTAAAGTCTCTGAAGACTGGATAAGGGAGAAAAATTAcctgttaaaaaaacaactggGAAACAAACAGGTCAGCCTTGGATATCCAAAgtgattttgcagaaaaatcaCCATCAGGTTGTAAATGCCCAAAGAACAGCAAGGAGATAAGAAAAAAGGTTGTcgagcattggaacaggctacccagggaagtggtgcGGTCATCGGacctggaggtgtttaaaacccatgtagatgtggcactttgggACATGGTTTAGAGGTGGACTTGGCAGTCCTGGgctaatggttggacttgatgatcttaaaagatcttttccaatcaaaatgattctatgattttatgattacAGATTCAGCTGTGACagttataattttcttttttcttggaCAGGGTAGGGgctgaggagaaaaagaggaagtgAAATATCCTGAGTAAAAGGTGAACAGACTTCCTCAGAAGCATGTTCAGAAAATAAGATCTAGATGAGAGTTCATAACTTTTTTGCTCTTGGACATTTCTGTTTCCACCTTTGGGACCATTACCCCAAAATGAGCTGCAAACACAACCTTGGAAAACTCTAGTTGTATTGCCACTAAAAATCTGTGAATCTACTGaaaatttttaattgaagaGCAATCCAAATGAAAGCAGTTTAGAGGATGGAATTATAatccaaaattaattaaataaattgtgGAGCTATCTGAAATCAATATGATGAAGTGTGACTTGTAGGATTACACTGGGAGGAAAAACCCATCCTAGTGTTTGTTTAATATAGAAAGGATGGTGTGCTTGGAGAGGGCAGGAAAACAACAGAGTTCCTCACACTTAAGGCTGTTTAAGAGAGAATGGACATCCCTTAGCCCCCATGGGGACTAAGGAGGACATGAAAGTGCACTCTTAGAGCCTTAGATCTTTGCAAACAAGTTCACTTCTTgtgttctttctccttttgtaTCCATGATCTGATGTGGCCCTTCACAACCGTCCCCTTtcctccagtgtctgtctctTCCCTGGTCCTATAACCATCTGCTTTCAAAAGCAGGGTCTTGCCTTTCCcttccagccacagctctgcagcaggttCTGCCTTTCCAGCTTCTCCTGGATAGAAAAATTGACATCATGCCTATACTCTATGCACATCCATTTGGCCAGTGTCCCCCTTCTGATACAGGCCAACACATACAACACATACTCCTCCAACCACCTCCCAGACACCTCTTTTCTAGCTACATATCCCAGGACATTCACCTTAAAGGAgagtttggttttgctttcaggCTGTTTCCGTATAATGAAGATGATAGTGACAACAAGGATGGCGGCAATAATCTGTACAGTGTTTATCAGAATGTTTGGCTCAAGGGAAGTCAGGATACAGATACCCACAATTAGGAAACCTGTGAACAGACACCAAAggttactgattttttttttagatacaGAGAAAACCCAAGAACAAATCATAAGTAGGCAAAGCAGAATCTGAAAGCTCACAAACAAAACAGTGACTCACAAAAACCCTAACCATAACAGATATGCCTTTCCCACTATACACCCCCACACACTCCATctgtggatttctttttaagaaatcagaaatttaaTCTTCAGTTATTCTGGCCATTACAAGAGCTCATCAAAATCACATCATGGAGGTGAGTTTTCCCACCATGGTGAGAACAAAGCCCTCTCAGATGACTCATTGCCCCAGAGACACTCTGCCCAGCACTCACCTAAGATGAAGGTTGAGACATTCACCACCAAACCTGAGAATTTGGAAGGATCTGAATCTGTGGAACACAGTATGGCTTTGAGGGAAaacttctcctcttcctctggcaGAAAACCAGCCTGTGACTCACTGGTGCTCACAGACTCATTGTTATCTGTCTCCTCTGTTGACCTTGCCATCTGGTATGCCAAATTAGGTTGCTCTGGCTGGTACCTAGGAAAAGGAAATGACACAAAGAGCCTGTTAGTTTGGCTTTTAAATGAAAGTACCACTCATTTAAAAGCCACACAGATAGTCAGGCTGCATGCCAGACCTTTACAGCACCAGAACAGGCCCATGTCACGTCTATACCCTTCTGCTTCAAGGGGAAATTTGAGGAATGATGTCATCATGATGTAAGCCAATATGACTAGCTCTTATCACCTACAGCTTGGTTGTAACATAAGTGTTTTAAAGTGGACAGTGCTCCCTTTCATGAACCCTGTCATCCATGTCACCTAGACATGACTGGGtgacaggagaaggaaagagcagagggacagaccGATGGTCATAACCAGGCCATTGTGTCATCTGTGGCAGTTCAGCTCTTGCATTTTGGCACGGAGGTGGCTGAGCTAACAGCTCTGCAGCTATCACACcctgcagcagcattcctggCACCCCTGCTCCTCCACCCCAGGCTCTTCTGCCAGCTTGTCTGCTGCCACACaaggaaggaagagctgaagCAAGAATGGTTGTTGCATGTGAGGACAGCACATTCAACAGGGCTGTGACACACAACCATGTGGAAccataaataaaaaacactCTTCCAGCCTCAGCTCTCTGATACTGAATGTTTTGTCAAGTTACTCAGCCACAAGTCTGACTAAAGGACTGGACTACTTTGAAAGTCACCTTAAAAAGTTCCTGTGGCAATGTGCTCATAATGAATGAGACATTTGTTAAACACTGAGAATTGTGAAATTCAGTGAAATCCTTCAGTCTAGCCACAGCAAGAAACTAGTGGCAGGATCTTACAGCTTTGGAAACAATTCAGCTGCTACATCATTAAGAAGTCAAGAGGCAGACAAATCCACTGCCAAGGTCACTACAAAACAGGCACTGACAACCCATGATGGGGGAAATGTCATGCAATAGGTACAGCAGCTtgcaaaaacaaattaaaaagccaTTTATAGCTCTGAGGAAAAGAGTAGGCTGGGAAATCAGGAAACTTAAGATGGGTAAGGTAAATCAGCAAGAATTTTCAAGGGGCAGGGTGCAGAGCACAAACACAAAGCAATGGTACCACAGAACAGCATTGGCCCTGCACCTGCTGCAAGACTGTTGTTAGTTCAGTGCAATTGCTGTGAAAGCCTCCATCTCATTCTGAGATGTACACAAAATACACAAAGGTACTTTTCAGTAACATCatcttcagatatttttttcattaattgaGTGCTGCTGTCCGTAAGGTGCCAAGCACTGAAGATTTTTAGCTTAGGTTTGGGGAGCTGTGGGAACTCAGCACTTCTAAAAGACACACTGATCCTGCAAGCACATGCTCAGTTCTTTTCCTGCTACTGGACTTCATCTCAAATCCCCTTTCAAAAGGAGGACAACCTGAAATGGTATCCCCACTGGGGACAAGAGTGGGGACAAAACAGGCATCCAGGATCACACATCTATCCTCCCTACCCCTTGGTGTATCTCCTGGGGTATTTAGAGTTGACCATAGCAGGACTGGTGTGAACAAGGACCTCTCTGTAGATCCAACTAACACAATCCCCcatgaaattaaagaaacaagCTCTTCACATGCCTGTAGCTGGAGATGTGCCCATAGAAACTATGAGAGAATCTGACTGCTGTGTGGAATTCTCTCTGTATGCCACAAGAGACAAAGCTTCTACATTCTTACCTCAGTACCAACACACAGGCTGCTACCAAGGAGTAAGCCAGGAGGGTCCCGATGGACATGAGGTCCACAAGATCTTTCAAGTCAAAGAGAAAGGCCATAACAGCTGTAGGAGGAGAGGAAggtaagagaaaagaaaaatcagcaacaTGGCAGAACATGCACATCTCAGCAGCGTTAATAATGATGCAGCACACATGTGACTCTTGCTCAGGATTTGGTAGGGGAGCTTAAGATGTCCCAAGAGAAGGAGAGGCAGGCCTTGGTGCATGAATACTCTAAGACTCCACAGGCTGTCCCAGCCTCACTAGCTGAAACAATAGGAAATGCTTACTACAGTCAGTTCCAGCCTGTTTGTCTCACACAGCTATGTTCACCCAACTACCAATGAAAAGCAGGGGTTTAAGCCACAACCTCATTGTTAGTCccccagtgcagctgcagcactccTGAAGTCACAATTATCTCCTGGAAGTAGCTAGAGGGAACAGAGGATGGGCAGCACCTTGCCCCGGTGTctcagctcagctgggctgcaATGAGGCTTGTGCATGCAGTGGGACCAAGCATCAAAGAGGGCACCTTGAAGTAGCAGGTGTCATTGTGGAGATTTCCAGAAAAAGGCTGCCATTCCTTAGGGATTACCCTGCTTACACACCCTCACCAGGTAACCCTGGTTGTACAGGAAGTTGTATATGGCTTTCAGAAGGCAAATAAGTGGATAGAAGACACACAGTCAGACATCAGGTGGCACCAACAGCCATATGAGAGTGTAGGGACTTCAGAGCCAagcctggcccagctcagcCTTAATGCACAACCTGGAGCTCAATACCAGCCCAACCTTCAAACTCAGCTGGCAAATGCTGTGTCTGCAGCTTCGTGTGAGTTTTGGTCATAGGCACTATGGACCACTTGGATGAGACCACAAagttggggtggtttttttgtttgtttttgttttttttatattgctcTTTTTCCTACCCCACCACGGTCTGGACCCAAGAATACCTGAAGAGGAAGGTGCGGGAGAAGGAAGCTGTGAGGAGGCTCTGCgagtcccagcagcaggagctgagcccttTCACAAGAGctcagagcccagggcagcagtccGGCAGCAACTCCCCACCAAAGGTGGCACATTCTTGTGCCCATGGCTCATCCTGCATTTGCAGCAGAAGGTAAAGAGGAAGCAGCAAGGCTGCTCTCCTCTTTGCCAGGCATCGTGAGGAAGGGGGAGGCTGCAAGAACAGGGTAAGCTGCTCATCCTTGCTGTCCGGGAGGTTTAATTCCTGTATTTCTGGCGGGCCAGGAGAAGAAGGGGAGAACAGGATGGCTGCCAGCTGTGACTAACTGATTAACAAATGCCAGTGCCACAGGGGCCATCTGCTCGtctctggctgctctggcacaggcaGTACAGTGTCTTCAGCCAAGCCAGGCTAACAGCCACAAGGATGCTGGGGCACCACTGGCTGCTACCTTGCAGGGCGTTAATTACTTTTAAGGCTGGCTGAGCAGATAAAGGTAGTTCCTGGCATGAGACAGGATTGTAAGCAATGAGCTCTGAGAAAGAGGGACAAGCACACAGCAAGCTACTCATGCTCACCCAGACTCTCCAGGGCATGCCCTAGAAATCCAGGACACCCTCTGGGATGCTGTATTCTGCAATATATCCAATTAGTAAGTGGGCTAGAGTCAGACAGACTTATCTGCCCTGAAGATGAGCTTATGTCTCCTTTCCACACATTTGTGCAAGTCTTTGGATCCTACCTGAAGTAGCTCCTGAGGTCACTGTTGCAATTAAAGGAGTTTTTCTCTTTTCGTTGACTTTAGCCAAAAATTTAAAGAGAAGTCCATCTTCTGCCATTGCATAAATTATTCGAGGCATCGGAAACATGGAGCCAAGGAGACTACGGACACAGGAAGGAGAAATAATCTACTTATATCACctcctgctgagcacaggcacacaAGTGAAAGCAAGTTTATGGCAGTGTAACTATAGAACAGGTAGCTTTTGTTCACTTCAGCTTCTCCTTCAAGAGCTCCCTCTGAATACCCACATTACTGATAGCTGGTAACTGAGGTGCAGCTCTATGACTTTGGATAGCTAAACTTAGCCATGGGGCATAAAACCAGCCTTTCAGGTAGTAAAAGAGCTGTAACTTCTATGAGCCTCTGTGAGTTGCTCACCTAATTGAGTATGTCTAAGTTGATCTGCAATAGGCCTTCCAAGTTCAAGAGGTGACATGTTCTGcctccagcctgccctgcctcccTTCCAGATGGCTGTCCTGCAGGTAACCTGCAGACAGATGGCCCTGGATATGGTAAGCCCCATGCCCTCCTGAAGATGCACCCTGCACTACCTGACACAAGTCTGCTCTCACCCAGCAGGCCAGGATGTCTTGCACTCAAACCATGCTTGCATTGCATAGTTGCTTCCATGACTTAGTCACTCAATCCCGATTTATATTCCTGAGATGCCCCTGCTGGGTCTTCTGCTAAGATGGGAGCTTCTGGAAGTGATACTGGTCACCTGCTTCTCTGGTACCTACCACAGGGTGAAATCCTGGTCCTTTTGAGGTCAGTAGCTCTGAATTTCATCCCTGGTCTCCGCTCCATTTCTTAAAGAGGTGGAGGTACATGAAAGATGTACCTTGAGAAGTGCAAAAATGAAGAGCAGTGTCTTACCTTGTAGAAAGTGCACACAAGGAACCAACAGCCACTGCATAATTGGCTCCATCCCAACCCACGTATTTAAAGGCATTGGGTAAAGGGCTATTGGTATCCAGCTGGTAGTAAGGCATCATGAGTGTCAGGGCAGCCGACACGCCAAAATAAGCCACAAAGCAGATGAGAAGAGATGCCACAATGCCAATAGGAATGGctttctgagggttttttacCTCCTCACCTACaagaaaggaatttaaataTCAGTTAAATGACAAGCAAGACCTTTATCCCAACCTAGGGCATGCATGCTGGTTGGGGCTTTTAAAGGTTTTGTGGGCACAGAGGTGCTCTTTGACTATAATGACACTGATGGCCGGCTCCATCTACTTGGGATATCACAGCCTGTTTGCAgccatttctgctgctcctgtcactTCTTCTGACACACATTCGTGGAAGCCTTGTAAACTAAGGCACAGAAACAATCTGGATTAAAAGTAGTCTTTTCCCCTAAACAGATCATCCTTCTATCCTACTTGTGGTGCAGACGCAAGAAGAGTTCAATGATCACAGATGATGGAGTGAGAAATTATTGTGCAGTTGTAGGGGAAATCCATGGATGTCCATTTTAGTAACATCTCCACCAGAATTAATACACCATGATCATGGCACCGTAGGTGCCCGTttccagagaaaggcagagtGCCTGAAAGTCACATGGATCTTTGAAAATACCTCTTAACAAAAGGATCTCCTCTAGATCTTGTGGAAAATTCTCAACAACCAAGTGGGAAAAAATGTgtgtaaaaaaccaaaattcctCAAAATTCAGGGACTGATCAATTACAGAACAGATTTGTGCTATCCTAGTCCTACAAAACTGCTCTGAAAGCAAGAGCTCCTGAGGTACAGCATTTTAGCAGGATGAACTGATAAACACAGATCCATCCACCTACAAGCCAAAAGCAGATGAATGTTTCTCCCACAAGGAGAggctccagggctggctggagtAATGGAGCCAACACTTCAACTCCTTGCTTGGAACAAGATGCAGTAATGCTTTATATTTGTCTGTGATgattcccttctccctctgctcccacgGTTCTTGCCAAATGTGAAATTAAGGATAATCCTTTCTTCAGGGAATTAAGCCACAAGAAATATGACTATGCTGATGCTTCTCTCTCAAAATGAGACCTCTTAACCTTTACAGGTAAAAACTCCTGATTCTGAGGCACAGCCCTAGGGTGCAGTTTACTCCCCAGAGGCTTCCTCTTTCTCTGGATCTTTAAAATAATCCAAGCCATCAGAGCTTCTTCAGCTGAAGACACTGAAGAATTCTGTTCCAGAATAACCTGTTGATTAAAGTATTATCTGGAGTTACAGGCTCAAACTCATACCAGACAGGTGAACCTGAGCTCTCCCTGTTTGCCTAGCTGGTAAACCCAGACATATTTTCTGTGGAGTCTGACATGGTTGTGTCATCACTGACCATCCACAAGCTTGGGCCCTGCAGGCAAAGAAAGGAGGAAGCTTGTGGTTATACTTTATCCATTGCCACAGCAGCTACAAGTCAGCACTCAATCAGCACTCAGGGACTTGAACAAATTCAGCACTCTCACTATTAGGAACAGCTGAGCCAAAAGCGTATTTTGAGCTGGGGTTCAGAGGGACAACAAATGTGGTGTCCTCATTTCCCTATTATCTGTGCTCTGCAATGTTACTAAAAGTCAATCTACAGGAAGCCAGGTTCACAACCAGAATGAAGACATCTTCCCTCTTACCTGTAGTAGCAATACAGTCAAATCCCACAAAAGCATAAAAACACGTGGCTGCCCCTGAGAGGACTCCTTTCCATCCATAGGGCATAAACCCTCCAACACCATAGagcttttcttcctgtgtttgACTGAAAGACATGACACTGGGTTAGAAGTGATCCTGCCTAGCTGGGAGTCACAAAGCTATTCACATAGCTCATAACAAAATCCAAAGCCAAAGTTTGAAGAAGCAGGCTCTCCCTTTCATATGCTAGCATACAAATACCAGGCAAAACGCTAAGCCCTACCCACCGCTGAGTTTTGGACTGGCCTACAACAGCCTGGGGAATGCATGGAATAAAAATGGTTCGTGGTTTGTTTCTACCACCTGTTTTGTGGGGTGGATAAAAATGTCTTGGCTAAGACAAGGAGAAAATAgcatgaatattaaaaataatcccCTAACATTACTGCATGTGTGTGGATACATATAATCATTTGAACAGAAGCTTTTGGAAAAGCTGAAGACTGAGAAACATGTGAACCATCCACTTTTTAGTTTAGATGGTCTCAGATAAAGGGTAGGTGAATAGACATAAGACAGGAATGCAGGGTGCCATGATTGTTTACAATGCACCCCATTTTCCATTCTCATCTTTCAAACTCCTTGTGCAAAGCTCATACTCAAACCATGCCTATAACAGTGAGAGAGAAGTGGAGCCTGAATCCCTGACACACCAAATGCTTTGCTGAGCTTTAAGCAAAGTTCATTTAAGTCAACAAACACAGGATGATCTCAGTGCACTCTGGATTGCGACTCCAGATCCATGTGCCTTGTGTTGAGTGACATATAACAAGCATACCCTTCAGTTCAAGTGATTTAGGTCACTTTTTCAGTGAAAAGCCTTCCTAAAGATGAATTAAGGCAGTTAAACTAAAACTAAATCCCATGTGCAAGTCTTCTCACATATAAGCATCTGAACTCTTTCATAGAATCTCTGTTGAGACTTAGATGAAAACTGGCCTACAGAAATAACACAAGGCAAATGTGGATTAGTCTggaaataatgataaaataaatcccaaacaaattttacaaaaatactAAGTCATAGAGGTCAAAGAGCTGCACTCATACTTTGAAACTCTTGCAGTAATTGCTCCTTGCATGGGAATagcaggagagaaggagaagggacaTGTCCTATAGAAGCAATTTATTTGCAGCAGGTTGGATTTTGAAAAGAGGTTCAAGAAGCGGCTT
This sequence is a window from Vidua chalybeata isolate OUT-0048 chromosome 2, bVidCha1 merged haplotype, whole genome shotgun sequence. Protein-coding genes within it:
- the SLC7A1 gene encoding high affinity cationic amino acid transporter 1 isoform X2, giving the protein MECQKITNFGNQLLRRKNVDCSREDSRLSRCLNTFDLVALGVGSTLGAGVYVLAGAVARENAGPAIVISFLIAALASVLAGLCYGEFGARVPKTGSAYLYSYVTVGELWAFITGWNLILSYVIGTSSVARAWSATFDEIIGQHIEKFCKKYMTMDAPGVLAKYPDIFAVVIIIILTGLLAFGVKESALVNKVFTCINVLVLGFVVISGFVKGSVKNWNLTEQDIYNTSHKFFKDNQTQEEKLYGVGGFMPYGWKGVLSGAATCFYAFVGFDCIATTGEEVKNPQKAIPIGIVASLLICFVAYFGVSAALTLMMPYYQLDTNSPLPNAFKYVGWDGANYAVAVGSLCALSTSLLGSMFPMPRIIYAMAEDGLLFKFLAKVNEKRKTPLIATVTSGATSAVMAFLFDLKDLVDLMSIGTLLAYSLVAACVLVLRYQPEQPNLAYQMARSTEETDNNESVSTSESQAGFLPEEEEKFSLKAILCSTDSDPSKFSGLVVNVSTFILGFLIVGICILTSLEPNILINTVQIIAAILVVTIIFIIRKQPESKTKLSFKVPFLPFLPVGSIFVNVYLMMQLDAGTWIRFAIWMLLGFIIYFTYGIWHSVEASYATSAEAERNTDTGSDSCK